In Mytilus edulis chromosome 4, xbMytEdul2.2, whole genome shotgun sequence, the following proteins share a genomic window:
- the LOC139521025 gene encoding protein AMN1 homolog isoform X3 has translation MQLSAGFVDVSQMMELDMMKHHSLEDVLQKVETSLSHRGAKRFESKTENSKTLIRACFCRNFELSTYHEGSNVPTLLANCLDHITSNINMYDLEDFPDEYLINKMIHRLKRQKKLNNSTLRQLLVPILEHLDLDGVYVTEGTIKLIWRSCPNLKVISLKDCGYVSTDNLMEQLLKNLPSLESINLCACKHLTDRTLKALCRYSKNLRQLNLSWIRTMSEKAIIDLMIKCTQLKHLDIYDHKISPEGRRCMVDIAKPRGLTVVLKGLNDQQVAPANPCLMLPNFGLTW, from the exons ATGCAGCTTTCTGCAG GTTTTGTTGATGTGTCTCAGATGATGGAATTAGACATGATGAAACATCACtctctagaagatgttttgcaaaAGGTAGAAACATCCCTATCTCATAGAGGTGCCAAAAGATTTGAATCAAAAACAGAAAACAGCAAAACTTTAATTAGAGCATGCTTCTGTCGTAATTTTGAACTG aGCACATACCATGAAGGTTCTAATGTACCAACACTACTGGCTAATTGTTTAGACCATATAACTTCTAATATAAATATGTATGATCTTGAAGACTTTCCTGATGAGTATTTGATAAA TAAGATGATTCATCGactcaaaagacaaaagaaatTGAACAACTCAACATTACGACAGTTACTTGTTCCTATCTTGGAACACCTTGACCTTGATGGTGTGTATGTAACAGAGGGCACTATCAAATTAATATGGAGGTCATGTCCTAATCTGAAGGTCATTAGTTTGAAAGACTGTGGATATGTGTCAACAGACAATTTAATGGAACAATTACTTAAG AATTTGCCAAGCTTGGAATCGATTAATTTGTGTGCATGTAAACATTTAACAGACAGAACATTAAAGGCTTTGTGTAGATACAGTAAAAACCTGCGACAGTTAAATCTGAGTTGGATACGGACCATGTCTGAAAAGGCGATAATAGATTTAATGATTAAATGTACACAACTAAAACATTTAGATATATATGATCATAAGATATCTCCAGAGGGAAGGAGATGCATGGTTGACATTGCTAAACCTCGAGGATTGACTGTGGTATTGAAAGGATTAAATGATCAACAAGTAGCACCAGCAAACCCCTGCCTTATGTTACCCAATTTTGGATTAACATGGTAA
- the LOC139521025 gene encoding protein AMN1 homolog isoform X1: protein MLSSVDVNDIQEHSTNSKTNDEKECRLSKRLCYILRYGAMKEGLEIFEGGFVDVSQMMELDMMKHHSLEDVLQKVETSLSHRGAKRFESKTENSKTLIRACFCRNFELSTYHEGSNVPTLLANCLDHITSNINMYDLEDFPDEYLINKMIHRLKRQKKLNNSTLRQLLVPILEHLDLDGVYVTEGTIKLIWRSCPNLKVISLKDCGYVSTDNLMEQLLKNLPSLESINLCACKHLTDRTLKALCRYSKNLRQLNLSWIRTMSEKAIIDLMIKCTQLKHLDIYDHKISPEGRRCMVDIAKPRGLTVVLKGLNDQQVAPANPCLMLPNFGLTW, encoded by the exons ATGTTGAGTTCAGTTGATGTAAATGACATACAAGAACACTCCACTAATTCCAAAACCAATGATGAAAAAGAATGTCGTCTTTCTAAAAGACTTTGTTATATCTTAAGATATGGAGCCATGAAAGAAGGATTGGAAATTTTTGAAGGAG GTTTTGTTGATGTGTCTCAGATGATGGAATTAGACATGATGAAACATCACtctctagaagatgttttgcaaaAGGTAGAAACATCCCTATCTCATAGAGGTGCCAAAAGATTTGAATCAAAAACAGAAAACAGCAAAACTTTAATTAGAGCATGCTTCTGTCGTAATTTTGAACTG aGCACATACCATGAAGGTTCTAATGTACCAACACTACTGGCTAATTGTTTAGACCATATAACTTCTAATATAAATATGTATGATCTTGAAGACTTTCCTGATGAGTATTTGATAAA TAAGATGATTCATCGactcaaaagacaaaagaaatTGAACAACTCAACATTACGACAGTTACTTGTTCCTATCTTGGAACACCTTGACCTTGATGGTGTGTATGTAACAGAGGGCACTATCAAATTAATATGGAGGTCATGTCCTAATCTGAAGGTCATTAGTTTGAAAGACTGTGGATATGTGTCAACAGACAATTTAATGGAACAATTACTTAAG AATTTGCCAAGCTTGGAATCGATTAATTTGTGTGCATGTAAACATTTAACAGACAGAACATTAAAGGCTTTGTGTAGATACAGTAAAAACCTGCGACAGTTAAATCTGAGTTGGATACGGACCATGTCTGAAAAGGCGATAATAGATTTAATGATTAAATGTACACAACTAAAACATTTAGATATATATGATCATAAGATATCTCCAGAGGGAAGGAGATGCATGGTTGACATTGCTAAACCTCGAGGATTGACTGTGGTATTGAAAGGATTAAATGATCAACAAGTAGCACCAGCAAACCCCTGCCTTATGTTACCCAATTTTGGATTAACATGGTAA
- the LOC139521025 gene encoding protein AMN1 homolog isoform X2 encodes MKEGLEIFEGGFVDVSQMMELDMMKHHSLEDVLQKVETSLSHRGAKRFESKTENSKTLIRACFCRNFELSTYHEGSNVPTLLANCLDHITSNINMYDLEDFPDEYLINKMIHRLKRQKKLNNSTLRQLLVPILEHLDLDGVYVTEGTIKLIWRSCPNLKVISLKDCGYVSTDNLMEQLLKNLPSLESINLCACKHLTDRTLKALCRYSKNLRQLNLSWIRTMSEKAIIDLMIKCTQLKHLDIYDHKISPEGRRCMVDIAKPRGLTVVLKGLNDQQVAPANPCLMLPNFGLTW; translated from the exons ATGAAAGAAGGATTGGAAATTTTTGAAGGAG GTTTTGTTGATGTGTCTCAGATGATGGAATTAGACATGATGAAACATCACtctctagaagatgttttgcaaaAGGTAGAAACATCCCTATCTCATAGAGGTGCCAAAAGATTTGAATCAAAAACAGAAAACAGCAAAACTTTAATTAGAGCATGCTTCTGTCGTAATTTTGAACTG aGCACATACCATGAAGGTTCTAATGTACCAACACTACTGGCTAATTGTTTAGACCATATAACTTCTAATATAAATATGTATGATCTTGAAGACTTTCCTGATGAGTATTTGATAAA TAAGATGATTCATCGactcaaaagacaaaagaaatTGAACAACTCAACATTACGACAGTTACTTGTTCCTATCTTGGAACACCTTGACCTTGATGGTGTGTATGTAACAGAGGGCACTATCAAATTAATATGGAGGTCATGTCCTAATCTGAAGGTCATTAGTTTGAAAGACTGTGGATATGTGTCAACAGACAATTTAATGGAACAATTACTTAAG AATTTGCCAAGCTTGGAATCGATTAATTTGTGTGCATGTAAACATTTAACAGACAGAACATTAAAGGCTTTGTGTAGATACAGTAAAAACCTGCGACAGTTAAATCTGAGTTGGATACGGACCATGTCTGAAAAGGCGATAATAGATTTAATGATTAAATGTACACAACTAAAACATTTAGATATATATGATCATAAGATATCTCCAGAGGGAAGGAGATGCATGGTTGACATTGCTAAACCTCGAGGATTGACTGTGGTATTGAAAGGATTAAATGATCAACAAGTAGCACCAGCAAACCCCTGCCTTATGTTACCCAATTTTGGATTAACATGGTAA
- the LOC139521024 gene encoding cytosol aminopeptidase-like, with translation MAAPMKTISCHLKLRRTALNLISRHRYFSTTNRKEKGLVLGVYEGEDETLLTNAAEKFDNKVDKKLTNGLQLVKKKLKKGKSRTFYGLDGEFSTVTAVCIGKKGIGYNELEGLDEGRDQIRSAVASAVRQLRDIGETEVEVDPCGDAEAAAEGSVLSLHSYDELKSEDKRKPQVKVKCYTQFSQDRDKTSDLWTRGVYLAEGQLFASKLMEMPANKLTPTIFSQIVSERLSNTKKVSVTVRDTEWIKSQKMESFLCVAKGSDEPPVFLEMEYKGTNSSNSPVALVGKGVTFDSGGISIKPSASMDMMRADMGGAACVAGSLLAVARLNLPIYIKAFIPLCENMPSGNAVKPGDVVTARNGKTIQVDNTDAEGRLILADALCYADTFNPTAVLDMATLTGAIDVALGSAVTGVFSNSNIMWELLQKAGSRTGDRVWRMPLLQHYSKQVTESQLADINNIGKYARSGGACTAAAFLKEFVTAKQWMHLDIAGVMMNQDEVPYLSKGMSGRPTRTVVEFLKLLSEQS, from the exons atggctgcgcccatgaaGACAATCAGTTGTCATTTGAAACTTCGCAGAACAGCTTTAAACTTGATATCACGACATAGATATTTTAGTACAACAAACAGAAAG GAGAAAGGTCTGGTTTTGGGAGTCTATGAAGGAGAGGATGAAACTTTGTTAACAAATGCAGCAGAAAAATTTGATAACAAAGTTGACAAAAAACTAACAAATGGCTTACAACT AGTGAAGAAAAAGTTGAAGAAAGGTAAAAGTCGTACGTTTTATGGACTTGATGGAGAATTTTCGACAGTAACAGCTGTATGTATAGGTAAAAAAGGAATTGGATACAATGAACTGGAAGGATTGGATGAAGGCAGAGATCAAATTAGAAGTGCTGTGGCTA GTGCAGTTAGACAGTTACGAGATATTGGAGAGACAGAAGTAGAGGTGGACCCTTGTGGAGATGCTGAAG CTGCTGCAGAGGGAAGTGTTTTATCTTTACATTCTTATGATGAACTGAAATCAGAGGACAAAAGGAAGCCTCAAGTCAAGGTCAAATGTTACACACAATTTTCTCAGGACAG AGATAAGACAAGTGATCTGTGGACCAGAGGAGTATATTTGGCAGAGGGACAGTTGTTTGCCAGTAAATTAATGGAGATGCCAGCTAATAAATTAACACCTACAATATTTTCACAGATTGTTAGTGAACGATTGTCAAATACAAAGAAAGTATCTGTTACAGTGAG AGACACTGAGTGGATAAAGTCTCAGAAGATGGAATCTTTCCTGTGTGTAGCTAAAGGATCTGATGAACCACCAGTATTCTTAGAGATGGAATACAAGGGAACTAACTCTTCCAATAGTCCTGTAGCTTTAGTAGGAAAGGGAGTAACATTTGATAG TGGAGGAATATCAATCAAACCTTCAGCTAGCATGGATATGATGAGGGCTGATATGGGTGGGGCAGCTTGTGTAGCAGGATCTCTATTGGCTGTTGCTAGACTTAATTTACCTATTTATATCAAAG caTTTATTCCATTATGTGAAAACATGCCAAGTGGCAATGCAGTAAAACCCGGTGATGTTGTTACTGCAAGGAATGGTAAAACAATCCAG GTAGATAACACTGATGCTGAGGGAAGATTGATTCTAGCTGATGCTTTATGTTATGCTGATACATTTAATCCCACAGCTGTATTAGATATGGCTACACTAACAG GTGCTATTGATGTAGCTCTAGGATCAGCAGTTACAGGTGTATTTTCTAATTCTAACATTATGTGGGAACTTCTTCAGAAG gCTGGTAGTAGAACAGGAGACCGTGTATGGAGAATGCCTTTATTACAGCATTATAGTAAACAAGTAACAGAATCACAACTAGCAGACATCAATAATATTGGTAAATATGCACGTTCTGGTGGAGCTTGTACTGCTGCAGCATTTCTCAAG gaatttgtaACAGCAAAGCAGTGGATGCATTTAGATATAGCAGGTGTAATGATGAACCAAGATGAAGTTCCATACTTATCCAAGGGAATGTCAGGTCGTCCAACAAGAACAGTAGTTGAATTCTTAAAGTTACTTAGTGAACAGTCTTGA